The following are encoded in a window of Castanea sativa cultivar Marrone di Chiusa Pesio chromosome 9, ASM4071231v1 genomic DNA:
- the LOC142610800 gene encoding cytochrome P450 81Q32-like: MEAILRYLFLTLPIFLVAFKLILKTRTTQSKHLPPSPPSLPIIGHLHIIKKPLHRTFHALSQKYGHIFSLKFGSQLVVIVSSPSAVEECFTKNDIVLANRPPFLLGKHLAYNNTTLAQAPYGDHWRNLRRISTLEIFSNNRLNKFLGIRRDEINHLLQNLSHNSSHGFAKVELQSMLLEMTFNNIMRMVAGKRFYKYGEDVKDEEEARQFRRIIKELIGFGGASNPAEFVPILRWMDYGGLEKKLKSLSKRMDEFLQALIDEQRRKEEEGNTMIDHMLSLQKSQPEYYTDQIIKGLILVLLLAGTDTSAVTLEWAMTNLLNHPHILKKARDEIDSQIGEEKLIEESDVSKLHYLQSIISETLRLYPAAPLLVPHMSSADCTIGGYDVPSGTMLLVNAWAIHRDPTVWDDATSFKPERFENSESEGHKLMPFGIGRRTCPGAGLAQRTVSLTLGSLIQSFEWERITTKEIDINEGSGLTMPKAMPLEAMCKARPIMHKLLSKSTYDI; encoded by the exons atggaAGCCATCTTACGATATTTGTTTCTCACCCTACCCATCTTTCTTGTTGCTTTTAAGCTCATCCTCAAAACAAGAACTACTCAATCAAAACACCTCCCACCTAGCCCACCATCTCTTCCAATTATAGGCCATCTCCATATCATTAAAAAACCACTCCACCGTACTTTCCATGCACTCTCGCAAAAATATGGTCACATATTCTCACTCAAATTTGGTTCACAACTTGTGGTTATTGTGTCATCCCCATCAGCAGTTGAAGAATGCTTCACAAAGAATGACATAGTATTAGCCAACCGTCCTCCCTTCCTATTAGGCAAGCACCTTGCCTACAACAACACCACCTTAGCACAAGCCCCATATGGCGATCACTGGCGCAACCTCCGCCGCATTAGTACCCTCGAAATCTTCTCAAACAATCGCCTCAACAAGTTCTTAGGCATCCGAAGGGACGAGATCAATCACTTGCTACAAAACCTATCCCACAACTCTAGCCACGGTTTCGCCAAGGTAGAGCTACAATCAATGCTCTTGGAGATGACATTTAATAACATAATGAGAATGGTGGCAGGGAAACGATTCTACAAGTACGGTGAAGACGTGAAGGACGAGGAAGAAGCGAGACAGTTTAGGCGGATAATTAAAGAGTTAATAGGGTTCGGAGGGGCATCAAATCCAGCAGAGTTTGTGCCCATCTTGCGGTGGATGGATTATGGTGGTTTGgagaagaagttgaagagtctCTCCAAGAGGATGGATGAGTTCCTGCAAGCACTCATTGATGAGCAAAGGCGTAAGGAGGAAGAGGGTAACACTATGATTGACCATATGCTTTCTTTGCAAAAATCACAGCCAGAGTACTACACGGACCAGATCATCAAGGGGCTTATATTG GTATTGTTACTTGCTGGGACTGATACATCAGCAGTCACATTAGAGTGGGCAATGACTAATCTACTAAATCATCCTCATATATTGAAGAAAGCTAGAGATGAGATAGATAGTCAAATTGGAGAAGAGAAATTGATTGAGGAATCAGATGTTTCCAAATTACACTACCTTCAGAGTATTATCTCAGAAACCCTTCGATTGTATCCAGCAGCACCATTGTTAGTACCCCATATGTCCTCCGCTGATTGCACCATTGGAGGATATGATGTACCGAGTGGCACAATGTTATTGGTCAATGCATGGGCCATACATAGAGATCCTACGGTGTGGGATGATGCAACTAGTTTTAAGCCCGAGAGGTTTGAAAATAGTGAGAGTGAAGGACATAAACTAATGCCATTTGGGATTGGGAGGAGGACTTGTCCTGGGGCAGGCCTTGCCCAACGTACAGTGAGCTTGACTTTGGGTTCGTTGATTCAAAGTTTTGAGTGGGAAAGGATTACCACAAAAGAAATTGATATAAACGAAGGTAGTGGGCTCACTATGCCTAAAGCCATGCCATTGGAGGCCATGTGTAAAGCACGCCCAATCATGCATAAGCTTCTTTCTAAGTCAACATATGATATTTGA